CGGCCGGTGTCTGCGGGAGGCAGGGCGCCTCCGCGGCTGAATCGGGCCGAGGCATCGGCGGAGGTGCGGCCCGCCGCAGCGAGGGTGGTCGTGGCGCTGGCTGGGGGACTTGGCCCCGGCGCGACCGAGAAGCCGACATCGGTGTGCGGGAGCTGGGACTTCCGAGGGCGGGTGTCCGCGGTGAGGCGAAGCGGATGCGAGGCGCCGGTGCGCGCCAAAACGGCAAGCACCGGCCCGCGCGCGCCGTGCGAGCAAGGAGACGCGGTGATGAGCTGCACAGTACGGGCCAGCAGAGCGAGGTGGCAGATACACGCTCGACGTGGGCGCAAGGTCACCCCGCGTTTGTTCCAACCTTCCGCCCGGCATTCCGTCCGGCATTTCCTCGCGCAGGCGGCGCTGAGCACGCGGGGCGCTGACCGCCTGGCGGTGGCCGGCGTGCTCGCCATGCTGCTCGGAGCACCGGGCGCCGGGCTGGCCGGGGCGGCCCCTGCCGCGTCCGTGCCCGCCAAAACGGCAAAGCAGGCCAAGCAGCAGACGCAGTCGGCGTCGCGGGCCAACGCGGTCGAGCGCGCGAGCGCTGCGCGGAGACCTGCCCGGCTCAGCGAGGTGAGCTTTACTGACAGCCCGACCCAGGCCGTCGTCCGCATCGCTTGGGATGGCGGGCAGAGCCCGACATGGCGCGTCGAACGTGCCCGTGGGGCGCTGCTCTTGGAGCTCAGCGGCGCCCAGCTTCCGGCGTCGTTGCAGCGCAGCCTGGATACCTCCGCCTTCGATGGTCCCGTCCGCTCGGTTAGCTCCTTTGTCCTCCCCACTCGTCCGAACACCGTGCAGGTGCGCCTGGCGCTGCGCGGTGAGCCGACCCAGCGCCTCCGCCGCGAGGGTCGCGTCCTCCTTTGGTCGGTAGCCAAGCCGGCGCTCGCCGGCCGCGCGGCGCCGGCGGTTGCGACCGACCAGCAGGTCGCCGAGAGCTATCCGGCGCCCAAGGTCGCCGCCTCTGCCTCGCGGGCGCCCGCTCCGCGTCGGCAGTACTCGGGGCGGCGGATCGACCTGGACTTCAAGGACGCCGATATCCACAACATCCTACGGCTGCTCTCCGAGGTCGGCGACGTGAACATCGTCACCGGCGATTCTGTCGGCGGGCGCGTGACGATCCGCATGCTCAACGTGCCCTGGGACCAGGCCCTCGACGTGATCCTGCGGGCAAAGGGCCTCGGGCAGGTGCGCGAGGGCAACCTCCTGCGCGTCGCGCCGCTGGCCGACCTGGAGAAGGAGCGCGAGGCCGAGATTGCGCGGCAGAAGCAGGTGATGATGCTTCAGCCGCTGGAGACGCGATTGATCCCGCTGAGCTATGCGCAGGCGTCGAGCATGCTAGCCAAGCTGCAGTACACGCTCAGCCCGCGCGGCAAGGTCACCTTCGACGCCCGCACCAACACGGTGATCGCCCGCGACGTCAGCAGCAACCTCAACCTCGTCGAAACGATGATCCGCAACCTGGACACGCAGACGCCGCAGGTCGTGATTGAGGCGCGGATCATCGAGGCGCGCACCAACTACACCAAGCAGATCGGCATCCAATGGGGTGGATCCTTCGCTGCCACCGCCGCCAACGGAAACTCGACGGGTCTGGTCTTTCCGAACCAACTCGGCATCGGCGGCGGCGTCGACGACGGGCAGTCGCCGACCAAGGGGATCCTGCTCGGACAGGCGGCGAATCCGGGCTTCGCGGTCAACATGCCCGCGGCCACCGGTCTCAACTCCGGTAGTGCGCTGGGTCTGACGATGGGCTCGGTCTCGGGCGTGTTCAACGTCAACCTGCGGCTGAGCGCCGCCGAGAGCAAGGGCGACATCCGGATCATCAGCGCGCCGAAGATCACGACGATGGACAACATCGAGGCCAAGATCGAACAGGGCGTCTCGATCCCCTTCTCTCAGGTCAGCGCCAACGGCGTGCAGACGCAGTTCCGCGACGCCAAGCTCAGCCTCACCGTCAAACCGCATGTGACGGCAGATGGCAGCGTGATCATGAAGGTCAACGTCGAGCGCAACGAGCCCGATTTCGTCAATACGGGGCCACGCGGCGATCCCACGATCCTCAAGAAAGAGGCCCAGACGGAGATGCTGGTCAAGGACGGCGACACAGCGGTGATCGGCGGCATCTACACCACTCGTGACGGGCGCGCCTGGCAGCGGGTGCCGTGGTTTGCCGACATCCCGATCCTCGGCTGGTTGTTCAAGACGCGGCGCGACACCAGTGACCGGGAAGAGGTGCTGGTCTTCATCACGCCGCGGATCGTCAACCGCAGCCAGAGCGTCGGCCAGTGACGGGGGACCGGAGCATGAAACGAAGCAGAGCCAGAGGGGCCGCGGCCTCGATCATCGCCCTGGCGGCGGCGCTTGCCTCCGTTAGCGCCTGCGTGGGCGAGCGATCGTTCTATATCGCGCAGAACCAGCTCCCCGAGCGATCGGGCGGGAGCTGTGTGATCCCGGCCACCCGGAGCAGCGTCTACCGCGGCAGCGGCGTGCTCGACGTGCGCGCGGCGCAGCTTGGACTGCCGGCGATACGGGCCGGCTACAGGCTCTATCCGCTCCTGGTCAACGACCTGCTGCCGACGAAGAACAACGACGACCAACCGGAGCGCAACGCGATTCTGGTCAAGGGCTTCGACGTCGAGCTCGATCTCGGCCCCTGGAGTGGCGTCGGCGTGCCCGAAGAGCTGACGACCTTCTCAGTGCCCTTCGGCAAGCGGATGGAGCCAGGCGCAGAGGCTGGCACGGCCGTGGACATCATCTCGGGCACGTTGGCGCGGCTGATGGCGCCGATCGTCGCGGCGACGCCGGATACGGCCACGCTGCGATCGGGGCCGATCGTCACGGCGACGGTTCGAGCGTATGGCGATCATAACGGGTCGCGGGTCACGAGCTACGATTTCGTCTACCCGGTGACGCTCTGCAGCGGCTGTCTGGTCCAGGAGCTGACGGACTGCCCGGCTGCTGGGGTGGAAGCGGCGCTGCAACCGAGTCTTTGCGGCGATCCGCAGGACGGCCCGGTGAGCTGCTGTCGGCACCCGACGCTCGGCTTCACCTGCCTGGCGGGCACCGAGTAGTGTTGCCCGCGCCTGCTCCCTAGCGCGCCGCCCAGCCTCTTCCGCGCGTTCAGCGCAAGGTCTCTCCAATGGACGTGATTTCGACGCTGGCCGCCGAGCTGGCCGTGGGTCGCCCGCAGGTCGAGGCGGCGGTCAAGCTGCTCGACGAAGGCGCGACGGTGCCCTTCATCGCGCGTTATCGCAAGGAGGTCACGCAGGGACTGGACGACGCGCAGCTGCGCGCGCTGGAGACGCGCCTGAGCTATCTGCGCGAGCTGGAGGCGCGGCGGGAGACGATCCTGACGAGCGTCCGCGAGCAGGGCAAGCTGACGACGGAGTTGGAGCAGGCGATGCTCGCGGCGGCGAGCAAGACCTTGCTCGAGGACCTCTACCTGCCCTTCAAGCCCAAGCGTCGCACCAAGGCTCAGCGCGCGCGGGAGGCGGGACTGGAGCCGCTGGCCCTCGGGCTGCTTGGCGACCCGACGCGTGATCCGACGACGGAGGCGCGCGGCTACGTCGATCCGGAGCGCGGGGTGGCGGACGAAGAGGCGGCGCTGGAGGGTGCGCGGCAGATCCTGATGGAGCGCTTCGCCGAGGACGCGGCGCTCTTGGCGACGCTGCGCGAACGTACCTGGAGCGAGGGGCTCCTGTGCTCGCGGGTTGCCGAGGGCAAGGAAGGCGTCGGAGCGAAGTTCCGCGACTACTTCGATCATGAGGAGCCACTGGCGCGGATCCCCTCGCATCGGGCCCTCGCGCTCTTTCGCGGGCGCAACGAAGACGTGCTGAGGGTGACACTAAGGGTCGCTGCGGACGAGGACGCGGGCCACAAGGTCTGCGAGGCCA
The Pseudomonadota bacterium DNA segment above includes these coding regions:
- the pilQ gene encoding type IV pilus secretin PilQ gives rise to the protein MSCTVRASRARWQIHARRGRKVTPRLFQPSARHSVRHFLAQAALSTRGADRLAVAGVLAMLLGAPGAGLAGAAPAASVPAKTAKQAKQQTQSASRANAVERASAARRPARLSEVSFTDSPTQAVVRIAWDGGQSPTWRVERARGALLLELSGAQLPASLQRSLDTSAFDGPVRSVSSFVLPTRPNTVQVRLALRGEPTQRLRREGRVLLWSVAKPALAGRAAPAVATDQQVAESYPAPKVAASASRAPAPRRQYSGRRIDLDFKDADIHNILRLLSEVGDVNIVTGDSVGGRVTIRMLNVPWDQALDVILRAKGLGQVREGNLLRVAPLADLEKEREAEIARQKQVMMLQPLETRLIPLSYAQASSMLAKLQYTLSPRGKVTFDARTNTVIARDVSSNLNLVETMIRNLDTQTPQVVIEARIIEARTNYTKQIGIQWGGSFAATAANGNSTGLVFPNQLGIGGGVDDGQSPTKGILLGQAANPGFAVNMPAATGLNSGSALGLTMGSVSGVFNVNLRLSAAESKGDIRIISAPKITTMDNIEAKIEQGVSIPFSQVSANGVQTQFRDAKLSLTVKPHVTADGSVIMKVNVERNEPDFVNTGPRGDPTILKKEAQTEMLVKDGDTAVIGGIYTTRDGRAWQRVPWFADIPILGWLFKTRRDTSDREEVLVFITPRIVNRSQSVGQ